The Collimonas sp. PA-H2 genome contains a region encoding:
- a CDS encoding 4Fe-4S dicluster domain-containing protein, translating into MSKPTAANCKQLPGVIVPLVDFKRCEGKADCVAVCPENVFEIRRIDAADYEPLGALNKFKLRVHGMQVAYTPNADACRACGLCVAACPEKAISLTRVA; encoded by the coding sequence ATGAGTAAGCCGACTGCGGCAAACTGCAAGCAGCTGCCCGGCGTCATCGTGCCGTTGGTGGATTTCAAGCGCTGCGAAGGCAAGGCCGATTGCGTGGCGGTGTGCCCGGAAAACGTGTTTGAAATCCGCCGCATCGACGCCGCCGATTACGAGCCGCTGGGAGCGCTGAATAAATTCAAGCTGCGGGTGCACGGCATGCAGGTGGCTTATACGCCGAACGCCGATGCCTGCCGGGCCTGCGGCCTGTGCGTGGCAGCCTGCCCGGAGAAGGCGATCAGCCTGACGCGCGTGGCTTGA
- a CDS encoding M14 family metallopeptidase, producing the protein MLRSAVLSALLTLTVTPLVNAASDPLSTIAERSGFQKTGRYEEVIALCAAFQKTYPKQVRCTEFGRTPEGRPMLALIVSRSGALSAAEAHKRGLPVLLVQGGIHAGEIDGKDAGFLALREALQDTSADSPLSKQVLVFVPVFNIDGHERFGRWNRPNQRGPEEMGWRTTGQNFNLNRDYAKADAPEMQAMLKLVNQWDPLAYIDLHVTDGAKFEHDVSIQVEPVHASDLAQRKDGEALRDAVISDLTKQGSLPLPFYMSFKVDDDPSSGFVDGVTPPRFSTGYFHLRNRFGMLVETHSWKDYPTRVRITHNTIVSIMAQIAAHGDAWLKTAQQADLRAAKLAGQPVALSYEASEKTRPVAFRGYEYTRTQSDISGALMTRYDESKPQIWNVTVRDDLQPELSVNAPLAGYLVPAAHAAWVGEKLQQHGIAFRVLPAALNRVELETFRATKTTFDAQSMESHQVLKLQGAWHNETRDLGAGALFVPIAQAKARLVMALLEPQAPDSLAAWGRFNNAFEKKEYMEAYVAEDVARAQLAADPALAAEFKKKLADDPEFAKDPAARLEFFARRHSSWDERFNLYPVLRTDVVPG; encoded by the coding sequence ATGCTGCGTTCTGCCGTGCTGTCTGCCTTGCTTACTCTCACCGTCACTCCCCTCGTCAACGCCGCCAGCGATCCCTTGAGCACGATCGCCGAGCGCTCCGGTTTCCAGAAGACCGGACGCTACGAAGAAGTCATAGCGCTGTGCGCCGCCTTCCAGAAAACTTATCCGAAACAAGTACGCTGCACTGAATTCGGCCGCACGCCGGAGGGCCGGCCGATGCTGGCGCTGATCGTCTCGCGCAGCGGTGCGCTCAGTGCTGCAGAGGCCCACAAACGCGGCCTGCCGGTACTGCTGGTGCAGGGCGGCATCCATGCCGGCGAAATCGACGGCAAGGATGCCGGCTTCCTGGCTTTGCGCGAAGCCTTGCAGGATACATCCGCCGACAGCCCGCTCAGCAAGCAGGTGCTGGTCTTCGTGCCGGTCTTCAATATTGACGGCCATGAGCGCTTCGGCCGCTGGAACCGTCCCAACCAGCGCGGTCCGGAAGAAATGGGCTGGCGCACCACCGGCCAGAACTTCAACCTCAATCGCGATTATGCGAAAGCCGATGCGCCAGAAATGCAGGCCATGCTGAAGCTGGTCAACCAGTGGGATCCGCTGGCCTATATCGACCTGCATGTCACGGACGGCGCCAAGTTCGAACACGATGTCTCGATCCAGGTCGAGCCGGTGCATGCCAGCGACCTCGCTCAGCGCAAGGATGGCGAGGCGCTGCGCGACGCCGTGATCAGCGACCTGACCAAACAGGGCTCGCTGCCGCTGCCGTTCTACATGTCGTTCAAGGTCGACGACGACCCTAGTTCCGGCTTTGTCGACGGCGTCACGCCGCCGCGCTTTTCCACTGGCTATTTCCATCTGCGCAACCGCTTCGGGATGCTGGTCGAGACCCATTCCTGGAAAGATTATCCGACTCGCGTGCGCATCACCCACAACACCATCGTCTCGATCATGGCGCAGATCGCCGCGCACGGCGACGCTTGGCTAAAGACGGCGCAGCAGGCTGACCTGCGGGCTGCCAAGCTGGCTGGCCAGCCGGTTGCACTGAGCTATGAGGCAAGCGAAAAGACTCGCCCGGTGGCGTTCCGCGGTTATGAATATACGCGCACCCAGTCGGACATCTCGGGTGCGCTGATGACGCGCTACGATGAGAGCAAGCCGCAGATCTGGAATGTCACGGTGCGCGACGACCTGCAGCCGGAGCTGAGCGTCAACGCGCCGCTGGCCGGTTATCTGGTGCCGGCGGCGCACGCCGCCTGGGTCGGGGAAAAACTGCAGCAGCACGGGATCGCTTTCCGCGTGTTACCCGCGGCGCTGAACCGGGTCGAGCTGGAAACCTTCCGCGCCACCAAAACCACGTTTGATGCGCAGTCGATGGAAAGCCATCAGGTGCTCAAGCTGCAGGGCGCGTGGCATAACGAAACGCGCGACCTCGGCGCCGGCGCCCTGTTCGTGCCGATCGCCCAGGCCAAGGCGCGGCTGGTGATGGCTTTGCTGGAACCGCAGGCGCCGGATTCGCTGGCAGCCTGGGGCCGATTCAACAATGCCTTCGAAAAGAAGGAATATATGGAAGCGTATGTAGCGGAAGACGTCGCGCGCGCGCAACTGGCGGCGGATCCTGCGCTGGCGGCGGAGTTCAAGAAGAAGCTGGCCGACGATCCTGAGTTCGCCAAGGATCCGGCAGCGCGGCTGGAGTTCTTCGCGCGCAGGCACTCTTCCTGGGACGAACGGTTCAATCTGTACCCGGTGCTGCGCACCGATGTAGTACCGGGGTGA
- a CDS encoding VOC family protein has translation MTDKSIPPFHLAFPVNDLAAAREFYAGLLGCPEGRSSDAWIDFDLYGHQIVAHLAPGETAIAATGAVDGKNVPVRHFGVVLSMTQWEALAETLKAAQIKFVIEPYIRFKGEPGEQATMFFYDPSGNALEFKAFKDLQQLFAK, from the coding sequence ATGACTGACAAATCGATTCCCCCATTCCACCTCGCCTTCCCGGTCAACGATCTCGCTGCAGCGCGTGAATTCTACGCCGGCCTGCTGGGTTGTCCGGAAGGCCGCAGCTCTGATGCCTGGATCGACTTCGACTTGTACGGACATCAGATTGTCGCCCATCTTGCTCCCGGCGAAACCGCAATCGCCGCCACCGGCGCGGTGGATGGCAAGAATGTCCCGGTGCGCCATTTCGGCGTGGTGCTGAGCATGACGCAGTGGGAAGCGCTGGCGGAGACGTTGAAGGCTGCGCAAATAAAATTCGTCATCGAACCCTACATCCGCTTCAAGGGCGAGCCTGGCGAACAAGCCACCATGTTCTTTTACGACCCTTCCGGGAATGCACTGGAATTCAAGGCGTTCAAGGATCTGCAGCAGTTGTTCGCCAAATAA
- a CDS encoding Pr6Pr family membrane protein, with protein sequence MMNKNTALAPRLLLLLIALIAWFAIIAQFSISIPLLLSQGMTYGEAVWRMFGYLTILTNILVAVACSVLLLKPDSLPGQYFSRPGVQTAVTLYIIFVGLGYNLLLRNHAPFTGLHRLSDEGLHTVVPLLCVLYWSLYVPKQGLQAKDSLLWLIYPLAYFVMAMLRGGSSGFYPYPFLNVANLGYPRVMGNAVMLLAGLFLIALGMVFVARFKRSELAVD encoded by the coding sequence ATGATGAATAAAAATACTGCTCTTGCGCCGCGTTTGCTGCTGCTCCTGATCGCGCTGATTGCGTGGTTTGCCATCATCGCGCAATTCTCGATTTCGATTCCCTTGCTGCTGTCTCAAGGCATGACTTATGGCGAAGCGGTGTGGCGCATGTTCGGCTACCTGACCATCCTCACCAATATACTGGTAGCGGTGGCCTGCAGCGTGCTGCTGCTGAAACCGGACTCGCTGCCCGGCCAGTATTTTTCCCGGCCCGGGGTGCAGACGGCGGTGACCCTGTACATCATCTTCGTCGGCCTCGGCTACAACCTGCTGCTGCGCAACCATGCGCCATTCACCGGCCTGCACCGCTTGTCCGACGAGGGCTTGCACACGGTCGTGCCGCTGCTGTGCGTGCTGTACTGGTCGCTGTATGTGCCAAAGCAGGGTTTGCAGGCGAAGGACAGCTTGCTATGGCTGATCTATCCGCTGGCGTATTTCGTGATGGCGATGCTGCGCGGCGGTTCGTCCGGCTTCTATCCTTATCCTTTCCTGAATGTCGCCAATCTGGGCTACCCCCGGGTGATGGGCAATGCCGTCATGCTGCTGGCGGGGCTTTTCCTGATCGCGCTGGGGATGGTCTTTGTTGCCCGGTTCAAACGTAGCGAGCTGGCGGTCGATTAG
- a CDS encoding aldo/keto reductase: protein MKTLLLPSGAAIPVLGQGTWYMGEDRAQKKREIEALRLGLDLGMTLIDTAEMYADGGAEKVVGEAIAGRRDEVFLVSKVYPHNADRRGMQAACERSLRRLGSDHIDLYLLHWPGSVPLAETLAAFESLKQAGKIRDFGVSNFDSTGMQEMSEMPGGGQVAVNQVLYNLKRRGVEWDLLPWCREHAVPVMAYSPLESSADEQRRMLGNPQLQAVARRHDASPAQIALAWLLQQEQVIVIPKAVNPAHVRENRAALDILLTAQDLVALDQAFPPPLRGAPLDMR, encoded by the coding sequence ATGAAAACTTTGCTTTTGCCGTCAGGCGCCGCCATCCCCGTACTGGGACAGGGAACCTGGTACATGGGAGAAGACCGGGCGCAGAAAAAGCGCGAAATCGAGGCGCTGCGGCTGGGCCTCGATCTTGGCATGACCCTGATTGACACCGCCGAGATGTATGCCGACGGTGGCGCCGAGAAGGTCGTGGGCGAGGCCATTGCGGGACGGCGCGACGAGGTTTTCCTGGTCAGCAAGGTCTATCCGCACAACGCCGACAGGCGCGGCATGCAAGCCGCTTGCGAGCGCAGCCTGCGGCGGCTCGGCAGCGACCATATCGACCTCTACCTGCTGCACTGGCCCGGCTCGGTGCCGTTGGCGGAAACGCTGGCAGCATTCGAATCGCTCAAGCAGGCAGGGAAGATACGCGACTTCGGCGTCAGCAATTTCGACAGCACCGGCATGCAGGAAATGAGCGAAATGCCTGGCGGCGGGCAGGTAGCGGTCAACCAGGTACTCTACAACCTGAAGCGGCGCGGCGTCGAATGGGATCTGCTGCCCTGGTGCCGCGAACACGCCGTGCCTGTGATGGCGTATTCGCCGCTCGAATCCTCCGCCGACGAGCAGCGGCGCATGCTCGGTAACCCGCAGCTACAGGCGGTCGCCAGGCGCCACGACGCCAGTCCGGCGCAGATCGCCCTGGCCTGGCTGCTGCAGCAGGAACAGGTGATCGTCATTCCCAAGGCGGTCAATCCGGCGCATGTGCGCGAGAACCGCGCCGCCCTGGATATCCTGCTCACGGCGCAGGACCTTGTTGCGCTTGACCAGGCCTTTCCGCCGCCGCTGCGCGGCGCTCCGCTGGACATGCGGTAG
- a CDS encoding PLP-dependent aminotransferase family protein encodes MTNWLPDLSKSTAPAYLAIAEAIAVAIRSGRLRTGDALPTQRLLADFLGVNLSTVTRAYREAEKRGLIGGNTRRGTVVLARAEVVTLFGLPYRDDDSLIDLSTNTPAHDPHDRSVQDIIGELQRDGGLGHLMRYQKASDWELLRESAAKWLQISGLPTASENIVLCAGAQHALAVALSASVDRMDIGVECFTYPGMKALARERGYQLHPLDMDNEGVTPAAILKASKKGLRVLVISPTLQNPTGATMSLARRQTIADIAMSRDLTIIEEDVYGLLLPDAPPPLATLAPLHTYYITSLSKTVIPGLRFGILAPPPGHAARFTDSLHTTSWYLSPLTAEIANRLIRSGAAAKRLAWQRRELRLRNQLFDAVLDGTADDAGNTQAWAPHRWLALPPPLNAMEIVASLNASGIRVVAGEGFAIGMAAQRHQHIRIAVGAAANRKTLKQVAAVMRHVLAGA; translated from the coding sequence ATGACAAACTGGCTGCCTGATCTCTCGAAATCCACCGCTCCGGCATACCTGGCGATTGCCGAGGCGATTGCAGTTGCCATTCGTTCCGGGCGCCTACGTACCGGCGATGCCCTGCCCACACAACGATTGCTGGCGGATTTTCTGGGCGTCAATCTGAGTACGGTGACCCGCGCCTATCGCGAGGCAGAAAAGCGCGGTCTGATTGGCGGCAACACGCGCCGCGGGACGGTGGTGCTGGCGCGTGCTGAAGTGGTGACCTTGTTTGGATTGCCGTATCGCGACGACGACAGCTTGATCGATCTGTCGACCAATACGCCGGCACATGACCCGCACGATCGCTCGGTGCAAGACATCATCGGCGAATTGCAGCGCGATGGCGGTCTCGGTCATTTGATGCGTTATCAAAAAGCCAGCGACTGGGAACTGTTGCGCGAATCCGCGGCGAAATGGCTACAGATCAGCGGCCTGCCGACAGCGTCTGAAAACATTGTCTTGTGTGCGGGTGCGCAGCATGCCTTGGCGGTGGCGCTGTCTGCATCGGTAGACCGGATGGACATCGGCGTCGAATGTTTTACCTATCCGGGAATGAAGGCGCTAGCGCGAGAACGCGGCTATCAGCTGCATCCTTTAGACATGGATAACGAGGGCGTAACACCGGCGGCAATATTAAAAGCCAGCAAGAAAGGCTTACGTGTCCTGGTCATTTCACCTACCCTGCAAAATCCGACCGGCGCCACCATGTCGCTAGCGCGCCGCCAGACAATTGCCGATATCGCTATGTCCCGGGATCTGACCATCATTGAAGAAGATGTCTACGGACTGCTGTTGCCGGATGCCCCGCCGCCGCTGGCAACGCTGGCTCCGCTTCATACTTATTACATTACGTCGCTATCCAAAACCGTGATCCCGGGATTGCGGTTTGGAATACTGGCGCCGCCGCCCGGGCATGCGGCACGCTTTACGGATTCGCTGCATACCACGAGCTGGTATTTAAGCCCCTTGACGGCCGAGATCGCCAATCGTTTGATCCGCTCTGGCGCGGCGGCAAAACGCTTGGCCTGGCAGCGGCGCGAACTGCGGCTGCGCAATCAGCTGTTTGATGCCGTGCTGGATGGCACAGCAGATGACGCCGGGAATACGCAGGCATGGGCGCCCCATCGCTGGCTGGCGTTGCCGCCGCCGCTGAACGCCATGGAAATCGTTGCATCGCTTAACGCCAGCGGTATCCGTGTCGTTGCCGGCGAGGGCTTTGCGATTGGCATGGCAGCGCAACGCCATCAGCATATCCGCATTGCAGTCGGCGCCGCCGCCAATCGCAAGACGCTCAAACAGGTCGCGGCAGTAATGCGCCATGTCTTGGCGGGAGCCTGA
- a CDS encoding GNAT family N-acetyltransferase, with protein sequence MTEPDLKPAETILSTSRLILEPLLARHAEILFAHLSDAALYTYMPHQPPASAASLAERYQRLESRRSADGSAIWLNWAVRLAGGEEYVGYVQASVEADGQAMLAYFVFAPYQRQGYAVEMCTKVRDYLFSAFAASSVCALIDTRNRASIALVERMGFQREAVLPNADYFKNANSDEYRYRYAKST encoded by the coding sequence GTGACAGAACCTGATTTGAAGCCGGCCGAAACGATCTTGTCGACTTCGCGCCTGATCCTGGAGCCGCTGCTGGCCCGGCATGCGGAGATATTGTTTGCGCATCTTAGCGACGCCGCGCTGTATACCTATATGCCGCATCAGCCGCCGGCATCGGCGGCCAGCCTGGCCGAGCGCTATCAGCGCCTTGAAAGCCGCCGCTCTGCCGACGGCTCGGCGATATGGTTGAACTGGGCGGTGCGGCTTGCCGGCGGCGAGGAATATGTAGGCTATGTCCAGGCTAGCGTCGAAGCTGACGGCCAGGCAATGCTGGCGTATTTTGTGTTTGCGCCATATCAACGTCAGGGTTATGCGGTGGAAATGTGCACCAAAGTGCGGGACTATCTGTTCAGCGCCTTTGCCGCCAGTTCGGTCTGCGCACTGATCGATACGCGCAACCGGGCTTCCATTGCGCTGGTAGAGCGCATGGGCTTCCAGCGCGAAGCCGTGCTGCCAAACGCCGATTATTTCAAAAATGCCAATAGCGACGAGTACCGCTATCGCTACGCGAAATCTACCTGA
- a CDS encoding riboflavin synthase, whose amino-acid sequence MFTGIVAAVGKITSVKPLGSSAEDGVRLAVDAGGLALADVALGDSISLNGACMTVVAKTADTFEVDVSRESLNRTVGLDASGEINLEKALTLADHLGGHLVSGHVDGLGRVEKFEPVGESWELVIKSARELAKYFAYKGSVVVNGVSLTVNRVDDVADGCLFSINLIPHTIEVTALKHLQVGKQVNLEVDLIARYVERMLSLDQGVA is encoded by the coding sequence ATGTTCACTGGTATCGTCGCCGCCGTCGGCAAAATCACTTCCGTTAAACCACTGGGCAGCAGCGCCGAAGACGGCGTCCGGCTGGCGGTTGACGCCGGCGGCCTGGCGCTGGCCGACGTCGCCCTGGGCGATTCGATTTCGCTCAACGGCGCCTGCATGACCGTGGTCGCCAAGACTGCCGACACCTTTGAAGTCGATGTCTCGCGCGAAAGCCTGAACCGCACTGTCGGCCTCGACGCCAGCGGCGAGATCAACCTGGAAAAGGCGCTGACCCTGGCCGACCACCTCGGCGGCCATCTGGTGTCGGGCCACGTCGACGGCCTCGGCCGTGTCGAAAAATTCGAGCCGGTGGGCGAGTCCTGGGAACTGGTGATCAAGTCCGCGCGCGAGCTGGCCAAGTATTTCGCCTACAAGGGTTCGGTGGTGGTCAACGGCGTCTCGCTGACGGTCAACCGGGTCGACGACGTCGCCGACGGCTGCCTGTTTTCGATCAACCTGATTCCGCATACGATCGAAGTGACCGCGCTCAAGCATCTGCAGGTCGGCAAGCAAGTCAACCTGGAGGTGGACCTGATTGCCCGCTATGTGGAACGCATGCTGAGCCTCGATCAGGGCGTCGCCTGA
- a CDS encoding DOPA 4,5-dioxygenase family protein, with protein sequence MDDKNAPYHAHIYYQLADRVAAEALHLRLSGLKEAAGAAPILYVGQLRDRKVGPHPIPQFEIHFIKANLEAIVPIIESSGLTALVHPLTDDDVADHTSLARWIGEPIELDLAPLDPPGMNKGVARFGKTDF encoded by the coding sequence ATGGATGATAAAAACGCTCCTTACCACGCACATATCTACTATCAGCTCGCTGATCGCGTAGCCGCCGAAGCTTTGCATCTGCGCCTGAGCGGATTGAAAGAAGCTGCAGGCGCTGCGCCGATTCTTTATGTCGGGCAGCTGCGGGACCGCAAGGTCGGCCCGCATCCGATTCCCCAGTTTGAAATTCATTTTATAAAAGCCAATCTGGAAGCAATTGTTCCCATCATCGAATCCTCGGGGCTGACGGCGCTGGTGCATCCGCTCACCGATGACGACGTCGCCGACCATACCAGCCTGGCGCGCTGGATAGGAGAGCCGATCGAACTCGATCTGGCGCCGCTCGATCCTCCAGGCATGAACAAGGGGGTCGCCCGTTTCGGCAAAACCGATTTTTAG
- the ribD gene encoding bifunctional diaminohydroxyphosphoribosylaminopyrimidine deaminase/5-amino-6-(5-phosphoribosylamino)uracil reductase RibD, whose translation MTQAEIFMSQALLLAENGRLSSSPNPAIGCVIVKDGQVIGSGFTQPPGGNHAEIQALQDAAARGHDVHGATVYVTLEPCSHFGRTPPCADALVRAGVGKVVAALEDPNPLVAGQGMARLQAAGIAVESGVLAAPARELNIGFFTRMQTGKPWVRLKVAASLDGKTALHNGQSQWITSQAARDDGHMWRARAGAILTGIGTVKEDNPQLTVRTVKLARQPLRVIVDSKLSISPDAKILIGGGNLIFTATVDAAKQAMLEQQGAEVVVLPNPSGKVDLPQVILELGKREVNELHVEAGSKLNASLIREHCVDELLVYLAPAILGDGRGMFGLPALENLQDKIALKFHQIEQIGEDLRILARFH comes from the coding sequence ATGACCCAGGCTGAAATCTTCATGTCGCAAGCCTTGCTGCTTGCTGAGAACGGCCGGCTCTCCAGTTCGCCCAATCCCGCGATCGGCTGCGTGATCGTCAAGGATGGCCAGGTGATCGGCAGCGGCTTTACCCAGCCGCCGGGTGGCAACCATGCCGAAATCCAGGCCTTGCAGGATGCCGCCGCCAGGGGCCACGATGTGCACGGCGCCACGGTGTACGTGACGCTGGAGCCGTGCAGCCATTTCGGCCGCACCCCGCCTTGTGCCGATGCGCTGGTGCGCGCCGGCGTCGGCAAGGTGGTGGCGGCGCTGGAAGATCCTAATCCGCTGGTGGCCGGGCAGGGCATGGCGCGCCTGCAGGCGGCCGGCATCGCCGTCGAGTCTGGCGTGCTGGCGGCGCCGGCGCGCGAACTGAATATCGGTTTCTTCACCCGCATGCAGACCGGCAAGCCCTGGGTCCGCCTCAAGGTGGCCGCCAGCCTGGATGGCAAGACCGCGCTGCATAACGGCCAGAGCCAGTGGATTACTTCCCAGGCGGCGCGCGACGACGGCCATATGTGGCGCGCCCGCGCCGGCGCCATCCTGACCGGCATCGGCACCGTCAAGGAAGACAATCCCCAGCTCACGGTGCGCACCGTCAAGCTGGCGCGACAGCCGCTGCGGGTGATTGTTGACAGCAAGCTAAGCATCAGCCCGGACGCCAAGATCCTGATCGGCGGCGGCAACCTGATCTTTACCGCGACTGTCGATGCCGCCAAGCAAGCCATGCTGGAGCAGCAGGGCGCCGAGGTGGTGGTGCTGCCGAATCCAAGCGGCAAAGTGGATTTGCCGCAAGTTATCCTGGAGCTGGGCAAGCGCGAGGTCAATGAACTGCACGTGGAAGCCGGCTCCAAGCTGAATGCTTCCCTGATCCGCGAGCATTGCGTGGACGAGCTGCTGGTCTACCTGGCGCCGGCCATCCTGGGCGACGGCCGCGGCATGTTCGGCCTGCCCGCGCTGGAAAACCTGCAGGATAAAATTGCCCTGAAATTCCACCAAATCGAGCAAATCGGCGAGGATTTGCGTATCCTTGCACGATTCCATTAA
- a CDS encoding GMC family oxidoreductase produces MDEEFDFVVVGGGSGGCVMAGRLTEDPAVSVCLLEAGGSGDSWAVKMPVGAVSMVPTRLNNWAFETVPQAGFNGRRGYQPRGRTLGGSSAINAMVYIRGHRSDYDHWAQLGNSGWSFDDVLPYFKKSEHNEQFSNAWHGQDGPLWVSDLRTDNPIHQHYLEAARQAGYPLSTDFNAEQQEGLGIYQVTQKNGERWSAARAYLLPHLGQRSNLSVQTGAYTERLIMQQGRVVGVEVRQGGKLRTVRARREVILSAGAFQSPQILMLSGIGDGTELRKLGIQVQHHLPGVGKNLQDHPDFVFCHKSDSLDTFGISASGSLRMFKELQRFRHERRGMLTSNFSECGGFLKTRPELAAPDLQLHFVIACVENHARKLHLGHGFSCHVCLLRPRSRGEVRLRNTNPQDAPLIDPNFFGDPQDLEDMVAGFKMTRKLLDAPALAAYSKRDIRTAGVESDQQIRDVLRTYTDTVYHPVGSCKMGTDQAAVVDPTLKVHGIQGLRVVDASIMPTLIGGNTNAPTIMIAEKAVDFIRQGR; encoded by the coding sequence GTGGATGAAGAGTTCGACTTTGTGGTGGTAGGCGGCGGTTCTGGCGGCTGCGTTATGGCGGGCCGTCTGACGGAAGATCCAGCAGTGTCGGTATGCCTGCTGGAGGCTGGCGGCAGCGGCGACAGCTGGGCAGTGAAAATGCCGGTCGGCGCGGTCAGCATGGTGCCCACCAGACTCAACAACTGGGCCTTCGAGACCGTGCCGCAAGCCGGCTTCAACGGCCGCCGCGGTTATCAGCCGCGCGGCAGGACGCTGGGCGGTTCTTCCGCGATCAACGCCATGGTCTATATCCGCGGCCATCGTTCGGACTACGATCACTGGGCGCAGCTGGGCAACAGCGGCTGGTCTTTCGACGATGTGCTGCCGTACTTCAAGAAATCAGAACATAACGAACAGTTTTCCAATGCCTGGCACGGGCAGGACGGTCCTTTGTGGGTCAGCGACCTGCGCACCGACAATCCCATCCACCAGCACTATCTGGAAGCCGCGCGCCAGGCCGGTTATCCGCTCAGCACGGATTTCAACGCCGAGCAGCAAGAAGGGCTGGGCATATATCAGGTGACGCAAAAGAATGGCGAGCGCTGGAGCGCGGCGCGCGCCTATCTGCTGCCGCACCTGGGGCAGCGCAGCAACCTGAGCGTGCAAACCGGCGCCTATACCGAGCGCCTGATCATGCAGCAAGGGCGGGTCGTCGGCGTCGAAGTGCGTCAGGGCGGCAAGCTGCGCACCGTGCGCGCGCGGCGCGAAGTGATCTTGTCGGCCGGCGCTTTCCAGTCGCCGCAGATCCTGATGCTGTCGGGCATAGGCGACGGCACCGAGCTGCGCAAGCTGGGCATCCAGGTGCAGCATCATTTACCCGGCGTCGGCAAGAATCTGCAGGACCATCCCGACTTCGTGTTTTGCCATAAATCGGACAGTCTGGACACCTTTGGCATTTCCGCCAGCGGCTCGCTGCGCATGTTCAAGGAACTGCAGCGCTTTCGCCATGAGCGGCGCGGCATGCTGACCAGTAATTTCTCCGAATGCGGCGGCTTTTTGAAGACGCGTCCGGAGCTGGCGGCGCCGGATCTGCAGCTGCACTTTGTTATCGCCTGCGTCGAAAACCACGCCCGCAAACTGCATCTGGGACACGGCTTTTCCTGCCACGTCTGCCTGCTGCGCCCTCGCAGCAGAGGCGAGGTCAGGCTGCGCAATACCAATCCGCAGGATGCGCCGCTGATCGACCCGAATTTTTTCGGCGATCCGCAAGACCTGGAAGATATGGTGGCCGGCTTCAAGATGACGCGCAAACTGCTGGATGCGCCGGCGCTGGCGGCCTATAGCAAACGCGATATACGTACCGCGGGAGTGGAGTCGGACCAGCAGATCAGGGACGTGCTGAGGACTTATACGGATACGGTCTACCATCCGGTCGGCAGCTGCAAGATGGGCACCGACCAGGCCGCGGTGGTCGATCCCACCTTGAAAGTGCATGGCATACAAGGTTTGCGGGTGGTCGACGCATCGATCATGCCGACCCTGATCGGCGGCAATACCAATGCGCCGACCATCATGATTGCCGAAAAGGCCGTGGATTTTATCCGGCAGGGGCGATGA
- a CDS encoding RNA polymerase sigma factor: MATTLTPDLMAASDKQITDTVLRETARLRSFIRQRMPDANEAEDVLQDVFHELVEASRLPQPIEQVGAWLFRVARNRIVDRFRKKREQQLPDTEQLDDEDSGIAELLPMDNAGPETTYARSVLLAALSDALDELPPKQRDVFIAHELERRSFKELAADSGESVNTLLARKRYAVLHLRQRLQEIYDEFDL, from the coding sequence ATGGCAACGACGCTGACCCCTGACCTGATGGCTGCATCCGACAAGCAAATCACCGATACCGTCTTGCGCGAAACGGCGCGGCTGCGCAGCTTCATCCGCCAGCGCATGCCGGACGCTAACGAGGCGGAAGACGTGCTGCAGGACGTATTCCACGAACTGGTCGAAGCCAGCCGGCTGCCGCAGCCAATAGAACAGGTCGGCGCCTGGCTGTTCCGGGTGGCGCGCAACCGTATCGTCGACCGCTTCCGCAAGAAAAGGGAACAGCAGCTGCCGGACACGGAACAGCTCGACGACGAGGATAGCGGCATAGCCGAGTTGCTGCCTATGGACAATGCAGGTCCGGAAACTACCTATGCGCGCAGCGTGCTGCTAGCGGCGCTATCCGACGCACTCGATGAACTGCCGCCCAAGCAGCGCGATGTATTCATTGCCCACGAACTGGAACGGCGCAGCTTCAAGGAGCTGGCGGCGGACAGCGGCGAGAGCGTCAACACGCTGCTGGCGCGCAAGCGCTACGCGGTATTGCATCTGCGCCAGCGCCTGCAGGAAATCTATGACGAATTCGATTTGTAA